From Scytonema millei VB511283:
CCGAGCCACTTGGAGAGGAAAAGCTGCGCTAGAAGCACAAAAAGCCCTGTCTTTAGGTAAGTCTATTCTCAGCGGACGTTCTAAGTTTGTCTATCCTAGTCCTGAAGAAGAGGAAGAAGATACTGAATCCTAAGTTGTGGTGTGCTTAGGAATCTAGCGATTGTGGATCTACCTAGAAATGTTGTTAGAGATCGGTGAGTTGCGCTAAAGATCTAAGTAAAGGTTTTTTAACCTTTCAATGCAACAGTAACCTATACGTCTACACCGCATGGTAGGAAAATTTTTTCAGAAACCAGGAGCAGAACAAAGCGATCGCGTCCCTCCTGGTCAATACTTAACCAAGGGGTTTCCCGTACTAACCTATGGTGATACTCCTCGGGTTAATCGAGAACAATGGCAATTTAAGGTTTGGGGTCTGGC
This genomic window contains:
- the rpmF gene encoding 50S ribosomal protein L32 translates to MAVPKKKTSKSKRDKRRATWRGKAALEAQKALSLGKSILSGRSKFVYPSPEEEEEDTES